A genomic stretch from Corynebacterium faecale includes:
- the aroQ gene encoding type II 3-dehydroquinate dehydratase — MHVLVMNGPNLNRLGKRQPEVYGSTTLTDVEALVQSRADALGVGVSFLQSNHEGELIDAVHRAADEGWAVIINPGGFTHTSVALRDALAEIADGQGFVEVHISNVHAREPFRSHSYLSPIAVGVIAGLGVKGYELALDYLAERNR, encoded by the coding sequence ATGCACGTACTAGTGATGAATGGGCCCAACCTCAACCGGCTCGGTAAACGCCAGCCTGAGGTTTATGGATCCACCACGCTGACGGATGTGGAAGCTCTGGTTCAAAGTCGGGCGGATGCCCTCGGAGTCGGTGTCAGCTTCCTCCAGTCCAACCACGAAGGCGAGCTCATCGACGCCGTTCACCGGGCCGCCGACGAAGGCTGGGCGGTGATCATCAACCCGGGCGGTTTCACCCACACCTCGGTGGCGCTCCGTGATGCCTTGGCGGAGATAGCCGACGGGCAGGGCTTTGTGGAAGTCCACATCTCCAATGTCCATGCCCGCGAACCGTTCCGCAGCCACAGCTATCTCTCTCCCATCGCGGTGGGTGTTATCGCTGGTCTGGGTGTCAAGGGTTATGAAC
- the aroB gene encoding 3-dehydroquinate synthase: MTTTIFDTVSVNGASPYDVVIGSGLTPLIVERAKNSGAAQVALLHQPTLAGVAAEIDAALQAAGLPVLHLEVPDAEAGKTLAVAGECWDKLGDAAFGRRDIIIGIGGGAATDLAGFIAAAWMRGVRVIQVPTTVLGMVDAAVGGKTGINTAAGKNLVGAFHEPDAVFIDLDRVLTLPDDEIIAGSAEIIKTGFIADEEILKLYETDPVACLQKEVEGSHLPELIARSVRVKGAVVSADLKESNLREILNYGHTFAHAVELREDFTWRHGNAVAVGIMFIANLSHNLGLIDAALLERHRAILTAIGLPTSYEAGAFDELYEGMTRDKKNRDGNIRFVALNAVGDVTRLEGPDRAELIRAYDNISH, translated from the coding sequence GTGACCACCACCATCTTTGACACCGTCAGTGTCAACGGCGCATCGCCTTATGATGTTGTCATCGGCTCCGGCCTGACTCCACTCATTGTTGAGCGTGCGAAGAACTCCGGGGCCGCTCAGGTGGCCCTGCTCCACCAGCCGACCCTCGCCGGGGTGGCCGCTGAGATCGACGCGGCCCTGCAGGCCGCCGGGTTACCGGTGCTCCACCTTGAGGTGCCAGACGCCGAGGCAGGCAAGACCCTTGCGGTTGCCGGTGAGTGCTGGGACAAGCTTGGCGACGCCGCATTCGGTCGTCGCGATATCATCATCGGCATCGGAGGTGGCGCCGCCACTGACCTGGCGGGATTCATCGCCGCGGCATGGATGCGTGGCGTCCGGGTGATCCAGGTTCCGACCACGGTGCTGGGTATGGTCGATGCCGCAGTGGGTGGAAAGACCGGTATCAACACGGCGGCAGGGAAGAACCTGGTCGGTGCCTTCCATGAACCGGATGCCGTGTTCATTGATCTGGACCGGGTGCTCACCCTCCCGGATGATGAGATCATCGCGGGCTCCGCGGAGATCATCAAAACAGGTTTCATCGCGGATGAGGAGATCCTCAAACTGTATGAAACCGATCCCGTGGCGTGCCTTCAAAAAGAGGTGGAGGGTTCCCATCTCCCGGAATTGATCGCACGGTCCGTCCGGGTGAAGGGTGCTGTGGTCAGTGCTGACCTGAAGGAATCGAACCTGCGGGAGATCCTGAACTACGGGCACACCTTCGCCCACGCGGTGGAACTCCGTGAGGATTTCACCTGGCGCCACGGCAATGCCGTTGCGGTGGGCATCATGTTCATCGCCAACCTCTCCCACAATCTGGGGCTCATTGATGCAGCACTCCTGGAACGTCACCGTGCCATCCTGACCGCAATCGGGTTGCCGACCAGCTATGAGGCCGGCGCGTTCGATGAGCTGTATGAAGGGATGACCCGCGACAAGAAGAACCGTGACGGCAATATCCGCTTCGTGGCCCTCAACGCCGTCGGTGATGTCACCCGTCTGGAGGGGCCGGATCGGGCAGAACTCATCCGTGCCTACGACAACATCTCACATTAA
- a CDS encoding shikimate kinase yields MNSEARPIVVLVGPPGAGKSTIGRRLARALDAELVDSDELIEQATGQACGEVFTELGEPAFRVLEAEHVARALLHDGVVSLGGGAVLTESTRELLKDHDVVWIDVSVAEGVRRTAGERTRPVLAADDPAEHYRNLLETRRPFYQEVSTFRVRTNSRSPQQVVAEVLHHIEND; encoded by the coding sequence GTGAATAGTGAGGCACGCCCCATTGTTGTTCTGGTCGGCCCTCCCGGTGCCGGCAAGTCCACCATCGGACGTCGTCTGGCACGGGCCCTCGACGCAGAGCTCGTGGACAGCGATGAGCTCATTGAACAGGCCACGGGTCAGGCCTGTGGTGAAGTATTCACCGAACTCGGCGAACCAGCCTTCCGTGTGCTGGAAGCTGAGCATGTCGCACGGGCACTGCTGCATGACGGCGTGGTCAGCCTCGGTGGCGGGGCGGTTCTCACCGAATCCACCCGCGAACTGCTCAAGGACCACGATGTGGTCTGGATCGATGTCTCCGTGGCTGAGGGGGTCCGCAGAACCGCGGGGGAACGAACCCGCCCGGTGCTGGCCGCCGATGATCCGGCTGAGCACTACCGCAACCTGTTGGAAACCCGCCGCCCGTTCTACCAGGAGGTGTCCACCTTCCGCGTGCGCACCAATTCACGGAGTCCGCAGCAGGTGGTTGCTGAAGTCCTGCACCACATCGAAAACGATTAG
- the aroC gene encoding chorismate synthase: MLRWTTAGESHGQALIATIEHMPAGVPVTKDEVSYQLARRRLGYGRGARMKFEQDELTFLTGIRHGLSLGSPIAIMIGNSEWPKWTTIMSSDALDMDDPENVAAMSSGRGAKLTRPRPGHADFAGMLKYGFDDARDVLERSSARETAARVAAATVARSFLRETLGVEVLSHVVSIGRSEPYEGPEPTFADIKDIDESPVRAFGKDAEASMIAEIESAKKAGDTLGGIVEVIVEGLPIGLGSHISGEDRLDAQLAGALMGIQAIKGVEVGDGFEEARRRGSEAHDEMVRDEDGVTRTTNRAGGLEGGMTNGQPLRVRAAMKPISTVPRALKTVDMDTGAAATGIHQRSDVCAVPAAGVVAEAMVALVLARAVLAKFGGDSLEETRCNIECYLERINKRLEFNDGE, encoded by the coding sequence ATGCTTCGATGGACTACAGCAGGTGAATCCCACGGCCAGGCACTGATTGCGACGATTGAGCACATGCCCGCCGGTGTACCAGTGACCAAGGACGAGGTCTCCTATCAACTCGCCCGCCGCCGCCTCGGCTACGGCCGCGGTGCCCGGATGAAGTTTGAACAGGATGAGCTGACCTTCCTCACCGGCATCCGCCACGGACTATCCCTGGGCAGCCCGATCGCCATCATGATCGGCAATTCCGAGTGGCCGAAGTGGACCACGATCATGTCCTCCGATGCCCTGGACATGGATGATCCGGAGAACGTGGCCGCCATGTCCTCCGGGCGTGGTGCCAAACTCACCCGCCCACGTCCGGGTCATGCCGATTTCGCCGGCATGCTCAAGTACGGCTTTGATGATGCCCGTGATGTGCTCGAGCGGTCCTCAGCCCGGGAAACCGCAGCCCGCGTCGCCGCAGCCACGGTGGCACGCTCCTTCCTGCGCGAGACGCTCGGCGTGGAGGTGCTCTCCCATGTTGTCTCTATCGGACGTTCCGAGCCTTATGAGGGTCCGGAGCCGACCTTCGCTGACATCAAGGACATTGATGAGTCCCCGGTCAGGGCTTTCGGCAAGGATGCGGAAGCATCCATGATCGCGGAGATCGAGTCCGCCAAGAAGGCCGGCGACACCCTCGGCGGCATCGTTGAGGTCATTGTTGAGGGCCTGCCCATCGGACTGGGCTCACACATCTCCGGTGAGGACCGCCTTGACGCCCAGCTCGCCGGTGCGCTCATGGGTATCCAGGCCATCAAGGGTGTGGAGGTCGGCGACGGTTTTGAAGAGGCGCGCCGTCGTGGTTCTGAAGCTCATGATGAAATGGTGCGCGATGAGGACGGGGTTACCCGGACCACCAACCGTGCAGGCGGCCTGGAAGGTGGCATGACCAACGGTCAGCCCCTGCGGGTCCGTGCCGCCATGAAGCCGATCTCCACCGTGCCACGCGCACTCAAGACCGTGGACATGGACACCGGTGCTGCCGCAACAGGCATCCACCAGCGTTCCGACGTCTGTGCCGTTCCGGCAGCAGGTGTGGTTGCTGAGGCGATGGTGGCTCTGGTGCTCGCACGCGCGGTGCTGGCTAAGTTCGGTGGTGACTCCCTGGAGGAGACCAGGTGCAACATCGAGTGCTACCTGGAGCGGATCAACAAGCGATTGGAATTTAACGACGGTGAATAG
- a CDS encoding prepilin peptidase, producing MSFVVWVASLVAWDVRARRLPDYLTLPGAALIGGWALAVDPWLLVGGIGWFLLYLFTAGLMGGIGGGDIKFALGLGTVAALGGAAGWLSAVVGASLITLVLAGLVMWRGTGNPTVLRVPHGPGMGLATCAVVGWVMVT from the coding sequence ATGAGCTTCGTGGTGTGGGTCGCATCCTTGGTGGCGTGGGATGTGCGTGCCCGCCGGCTGCCTGATTACCTGACGTTGCCGGGTGCCGCCCTGATCGGTGGGTGGGCACTGGCGGTGGATCCCTGGTTGCTGGTGGGTGGGATCGGCTGGTTCCTGCTGTACCTGTTCACCGCGGGGCTGATGGGAGGGATCGGTGGGGGAGACATCAAGTTTGCGTTGGGGCTCGGGACGGTGGCGGCGCTCGGGGGTGCCGCGGGGTGGCTGTCGGCGGTGGTGGGGGCATCGCTGATCACCCTGGTGCTTGCCGGGCTGGTGATGTGGCGCGGAACCGGGAATCCCACGGTGCTGCGGGTGCCCCACGGGCCGGGCATGGGGCTGGCAACCTGTGCGGTGGTGGGGTGGGTGATGGTGACCTGA
- a CDS encoding shikimate dehydrogenase, which produces MSEQITHRAAVLGKPIEHSRSPILHGAGYAALGLNHWEFSRIECDAESLPGLVGGADESYRGFSVTMPAKFAALEFADEATERARRIGSANTLVRIPGGWRADNTDVDGIKGALSELLGEDGVLVDKRAVIVGGGGTARPALWALLVAGVAHVTVINRSDRSAELGELFESFNATLSYVPLDGDVEAETSAAAVVVSAVPSEVIAGLEEALAHAPILDVIYDPWPTPLVTEARRRGLPAVGGHVMLACQSYGQFEQYTGEAAPREAMRTALEASLDL; this is translated from the coding sequence GTGAGCGAACAGATCACCCATCGTGCAGCGGTCCTGGGCAAGCCCATCGAACATTCCCGTTCCCCGATCCTCCACGGCGCAGGTTATGCGGCGCTTGGACTGAACCACTGGGAGTTCAGCCGAATCGAGTGCGATGCCGAGTCACTTCCCGGTCTCGTCGGCGGCGCGGATGAGTCCTACCGGGGTTTCTCCGTCACCATGCCCGCCAAGTTTGCAGCCCTCGAGTTCGCCGATGAGGCCACTGAGCGTGCCCGTCGGATCGGCTCAGCGAACACTCTGGTGCGTATACCCGGTGGCTGGCGGGCCGATAACACCGATGTGGACGGTATCAAGGGAGCACTGTCGGAATTACTGGGGGAGGACGGGGTTCTCGTCGACAAGCGCGCCGTTATAGTCGGCGGTGGCGGCACCGCCCGGCCGGCTCTCTGGGCGCTGCTTGTGGCGGGCGTCGCACATGTCACCGTGATCAACCGCAGCGACCGGAGCGCGGAACTGGGTGAACTCTTCGAATCTTTCAACGCCACCCTCTCCTATGTTCCACTCGATGGGGATGTGGAGGCGGAAACATCAGCTGCGGCCGTGGTTGTTTCAGCAGTCCCCTCTGAGGTCATCGCGGGATTGGAGGAAGCGTTGGCGCACGCGCCGATCCTGGACGTGATCTATGACCCCTGGCCCACACCGCTGGTGACCGAAGCGCGCAGGCGTGGTCTGCCGGCCGTGGGTGGACACGTCATGCTGGCCTGCCAGTCCTATGGGCAGTTTGAGCAGTACACGGGTGAGGCTGCTCCGCGAGAGGCGATGCGCACGGCGCTTGAGGCATCACTGGATCTCTAA
- the mltG gene encoding endolytic transglycosylase MltG, which produces MSKTTSGSMRDRRMEPVYVKRRQRFLAVVIAALILIIGAVIYIGVATSNREATMTDYEGTGNGVVQLVEIPEGSSMSELGPELEERGIVATNGAFQNAAGANPDAGSIQPGFYRLQEEMSAASAVSALLNPDNQVELVDIYGGATLMDVTVVGGNTRPGIYSQIAQVTCTEGSTNCITIEALQSVASTMDPAQLGVPEWAIPAVESRGNDPKRLEGLIMPGQYVVNPSADAQGILTDLITRSAGKLEDSGIVARAEAIDLTPYELLTAASLIEREAPAGDFDKVARVILNRLEEPMRLQFDSTVNYGLSEVEVATTDADREAITPWNTYAMDGLPETPIAAVSMEALQAMENPAEGNWLYFVTIDTDGTTVFNDTFEQHQDDTLRAFDSGVLDSNR; this is translated from the coding sequence ATGAGCAAGACTACGAGCGGTTCTATGCGGGACCGACGGATGGAACCCGTGTATGTGAAGCGTCGGCAGCGGTTCCTCGCGGTTGTCATCGCCGCCCTGATCCTGATCATCGGTGCGGTCATCTACATCGGGGTGGCAACCTCCAACAGAGAGGCCACCATGACTGATTATGAGGGCACCGGTAACGGCGTGGTGCAGTTGGTGGAGATTCCGGAAGGGTCCTCCATGTCCGAGTTGGGGCCTGAGCTGGAGGAGCGCGGGATCGTGGCCACCAACGGAGCATTCCAGAACGCCGCGGGGGCCAACCCTGATGCGGGGAGCATCCAGCCGGGTTTCTACCGACTCCAGGAAGAGATGAGTGCCGCGTCTGCTGTCTCTGCGCTTCTCAACCCTGATAACCAGGTGGAGCTGGTGGACATCTACGGTGGTGCCACACTCATGGACGTGACCGTGGTCGGTGGTAACACCCGCCCGGGAATCTACTCACAGATCGCCCAGGTCACCTGCACTGAGGGCTCGACCAACTGCATCACCATCGAGGCACTGCAGTCTGTGGCCTCCACCATGGACCCGGCACAGCTGGGCGTGCCGGAGTGGGCCATCCCTGCCGTGGAATCACGGGGCAATGATCCCAAGCGCCTTGAAGGTCTGATCATGCCAGGCCAGTATGTGGTCAACCCCTCCGCTGATGCCCAGGGTATTCTCACCGATCTGATAACCCGCTCCGCAGGCAAGTTGGAGGATTCAGGAATCGTCGCCCGTGCCGAAGCCATTGACTTGACCCCGTATGAGCTGCTCACAGCGGCCTCCCTCATCGAGCGTGAGGCTCCGGCGGGTGACTTCGACAAGGTTGCCCGCGTGATCCTCAACCGCCTGGAGGAGCCGATGCGACTGCAGTTCGACTCCACCGTCAACTACGGTCTCTCCGAGGTCGAGGTGGCCACCACTGACGCGGACCGCGAGGCGATCACCCCGTGGAACACCTACGCCATGGATGGTCTGCCGGAAACCCCGATCGCCGCTGTTTCCATGGAGGCACTCCAGGCCATGGAGAACCCGGCTGAAGGTAACTGGCTGTACTTCGTCACCATTGACACCGACGGCACCACCGTTTTCAATGACACTTTTGAACAGCACCAGGACGACACCTTGCGTGCGTTCGACAGTGGCGTGCTGGACAGTAACCGTTAA
- the ruvX gene encoding Holliday junction resolvase RuvX, with amino-acid sequence MKKVTPDVPGHDDPGPGRRIGLDVGTVRIGVASSDRDARLAMPVETVPRLTGLKGPDLGDVDRILDIITEYDAVEVIVGLPLDLQGHGSASVNQAKEIAFRIRRRLKGTGQSIPVRLGDERLTTVVATQALRASGVSERDGRKVIDQAAAVEILQTWLDGRSSALADEPDVTEAPHTDEKGNLPR; translated from the coding sequence GTGAAGAAGGTCACCCCAGATGTACCCGGGCATGATGATCCGGGGCCGGGACGCCGCATCGGACTGGATGTCGGTACCGTCAGAATCGGTGTCGCATCATCCGACCGCGATGCCCGTTTAGCCATGCCTGTGGAAACCGTTCCCCGACTCACCGGCCTGAAGGGGCCAGACCTGGGTGATGTGGACCGGATTCTGGACATCATCACCGAATACGATGCGGTGGAGGTGATCGTTGGACTGCCACTGGATCTCCAGGGTCACGGTTCAGCCAGCGTGAATCAGGCCAAGGAGATCGCCTTCCGAATCCGCCGCCGGCTCAAGGGCACCGGGCAGTCCATCCCTGTCCGACTGGGGGATGAACGCCTCACCACCGTCGTGGCCACTCAGGCGCTGAGGGCTTCGGGCGTGAGCGAACGCGATGGACGTAAAGTTATTGATCAGGCAGCGGCTGTGGAGATCCTGCAGACCTGGCTCGACGGACGTTCCTCGGCTCTGGCTGATGAGCCGGACGTTACTGAAGCACCACACACCGATGAGAAGGGAAACCTCCCACGATGA